The DNA segment TTAATTATAATTAAAAGCAATAAATTTCTTGTATTAAAGAGATTTCCAGCACGACTTAAATTTTACATATGTTTAATTTCCTCTTAAAGGTTTAACTATAGGTAAGATTCCAAAATTTTTACCCGGTAAATATCAGAGGAATTTCTTTTGATCGATTCTACAAAAAATCCTCCTTCCTCGGGAATAACTTCTTTCAGATCAAAACTTTTACAGCCTTTAGGAAGTCCTGAAAAAACCAGGGTAAACCAAAAGTCTTTCATAAACGGCACCGGTGTCCAGTTCGGATAAATGGTGATATTTTCGGCATGAATCAGTCTGCTTCTGTGATCCGACTGGTTATCAAAAAGATAGGTTGAATGCCAGATTCTGATCAGATTTCCCAAAAATGGGGAAGCCGGGAAACAACAATGTACAATCACCTGCTGTTCTTCCTGAACTTCAGTTTGCAGGGATTCCAGTAATTCTTTAACAATAACAGGTTTTGCTATAGTTTCTGACATATTTTTAATGTAGTAAGCCGTGAAAAGTAAAATGTGAGAAGCTGATTTTATAAAAGTAAAAATTGAATTGCATCAACTAATAACATCTTACCTCTCACTTCTTCCTTCTTACGTCCTACTTTTAATATTTGAGTTGTAATTTTTCTTTTGTATAATTTCTCACTTTTTGGGTGAGCTCCGGATTCGCAGCAAGTTTCTGTCCATAAGACGGGATCATTTCCATCAGCTTGTCTTTCCATTCTCCGTTAAGCTTTTCAGGGAAGCATCTTTCAAGGACATTCAGCATGGCGTATACTGCCGTTGACGCACCGGGTGAAGCCCCCAATAATGATGCGATAGTCCCTCTTTTATTAACAACCACTTCAGTTCCGAACTCCAGTTTTCCACCGTCTTTTTCATCTTTTTTAATGATCTGTACTCTTTGTCCGGCTACTTTAAGTTCCCAGTCTTCTTCTTTGGCATCTTTGATAAATTCTCTCAAATGCTGAATTCTCTGCGCCTTCGTCATGGCAACCTGCTGAATAAGATATTTTGTTAAGGGAATGTTATGCCACCAGGCTCCGAAAAGCGACCTTATATTTTTTGTGTTCACACTTTCCGGAAGGTCCAAATAACTCCCCTCTTTCAGAAACTTTGTTGAAAATCCTGCGAAAGGACCGAATAATAAAGCTTTCTCACCATCTATAATTCTCAGATCCAGGTGTGGAACGGACATTGGCGGGGCATCAACGGTTGCCTGTGTATATACTTTTGCATTATGTTTTTCCACCAATTCCTGATTATGACTTACCAGCCATTCTCCTGAAACCGGAAAACCTCCATACCCTTCACTTTCTTTAATATCTGAACTGTCCAATAGCGGTAAAGCATATCCTCCAGCGCCGATGAATACAAAACTTGCTTCCACTTCCTGTTTATGATTGTGAATTCTATCTTTCACCTTCATGTCCCAGCTTCCGTCTTCTTTAGGATCAATATCCTTTACTTCATGGTATAAGAATACTTCAACATTGGAGTCTTCCAGCAAATGTCTTCCCATTTTTCTTGTTAAAGTACCAAAATTAACATCAGTTCCCATATTCATTTTGGTAGCAGCCATTATCTCAGAACCGTTTCTTTTACTCATAACAAGGGGAATCCACTCTTTCAGTTTTCCATGATCGGTGGTAAATTCCATTCCTTTAAACAAAATTGATTCCGACATTTTTTCATGACGTTTTTTGAGGTATTCGGCGTCTTTTTCTCCAAAAACAAGGCTCATGTGCGGACAGGAATTGATAAAATCCTTCGGCTGCTGTATATATCCTTTGGTAATCAGATAAGACCAGAATTGCTTGGAAATTTCAAACTGTTCTGCTATACTTTCTGCTTTTGAGATATCGATAGTTCCATCTGGTTTTTCGGGGGTATAGTTGAGCTCACAAAACGCGGAATGTCCTGTTCCTGCATTATTCCAGGCAGCGGTGCTTTCTTTGGCGAATCTTCCCAGCCTCTCGAAAATAGCGATTTCAAGGTCAGGATCAAATTCATGTAATAATGTAGCTAAAGTGGCACTCATAATTCCGCCACCTATGAGAACAACGTCGTATTTAGGTTTCGGCGTTCTACCTGTAAGCGTTTGTGACATAATTTTAATTTTATTATCTCAAAGTTCGGGAAAAGTTATTAAAATCTTGACTCGTTTATGGAATTTAACATGATTTTAGGTTAGATGATCAGGTTAAATTTAAGCTGAGAAATTATATCACATTTTATAATAAAAAAATTAGCATGATATCGTTGCTAATAATGTAATATTATCGGCAAAAATATCATGCTTAACTTTTATATATTAGAATTAATTCAGTTTTGTAGTCAGTTTTTTAAACTGTTTTTCGGCATTTTTACCTTCGTATAAAATACCATAAATGGTATCGACAATAGGAAGCTTTAATCCTTTATCTTTTGATGTTTTATAGATGGAATCTGCCGCATAATATCCTTCTGCGATCATATTCATCGACTGGATTGCAGATTTTACCGTGTACCCCTTCCCGATAAGGTTTCCTAAGTTTCTGTTTCTTGAAAATAAAGAGTACGCTGTTACCAATAAATCTCCTAAATATGCACTTTCATTAACATCTCTCGGTGCTTCATAAATGGATTCCAGGAAAGTTTCCATTTCACGGATGGCATTTGATACGAAAACCGCGGTGAAGTTGTCTCCATAACCTAAACCGCTTGCAATACCTGCTCCGATAGCGAAAATATTTTTAAGGATTGCGCTGTATTCATTTCCCAAAATATCTTTACTGGAATGTACCTTGATAAAATCTGAATTGAAAATATTTACAAGCTTTTCGGAAGTTTCATCTTCCACTGTGGCTATGGTGAGATAAGAAAGTCTTTCCATCGCGACTTCTTCTGCATGGCAAGGCCCTGCAATAACTGCCTGGTTTCGGAATCCTATTTTGAATTCATCTCTCAGATAATGGGCTACCACATCATTTACTTTAGGAATAATCCCTTTAATCGCAGAAACAAAAATTTTATTTTTATAGTCACAGGTCATTTTATCCAGTGTATCAGACAGATAGATAGAGGGTGTTGCCAATACAATCGTCTCACAGGAAGTGACAAGTTCGTTGATATCGGTAGTAAGCTTTAAGTTTTTCAGATTGAAATTAACTGCAGTAAGATAGGTGGGATTGTGCCCTCTTTGCTCAATGGCGCCTTTTACATATTCGTTTCTCACGCACCAATGTACTGTTTTACAGTTTTCAACCAGCATTTTTACGATAGCCGTTGCAAAACTTCCGCTTCCTACCACTCCTACGGCAACATCATTTTTGCTTTTTTTCGGATTCGATTCTGTATTCGTTTTCTTTTTAGCCATAATAGAAATGTGAACTGCAAATATATTAAAACAAAGAATGATGAGCCCTTTTCAGGGTATGATAAAACCCATTTTATTTCAAAATTAATATATCAGGACAATGAAATGTTTAATTCTCCGTTATTTATAGAAATATTTATTTTTTTATTAAACATAAGTTCAAAAATTTATTTTTAATTAAATTTGCAGGCTTAAAATCGTTTTGTAATTATACTAAGAGAAGAAAAATGAAAAAATTTCTGAGCAGCAAAAAGAAAGTAAATGTACTTTTAGGAGTTCTTTTACTTATCGTTTTTGCACAGGGGATCTTCATTGCAAAGTTGTACTCCGAAAAGGACGACAAAAACTATGAGGTGAACCTTGTAAAAATAAACACTGAAAAAGACAGTGTAGATTACTTAAAAATGAAGACGGATCTTACCTTGGTAGATCAGACTGTAGCACAGCTCAATTCTTTCCTGAAATCAAAGGATGTGCCGAATGTAAAGCTGGAGGTTCTTAAAAAAGACAGTATTTCCAATTCCGTTTATCTCGCGAAACAAGCCAACCGGTACAGCCAGTATCTGATGGACATTCAAAAAAAACTTCTTCAGGTTCCTTTAGGAATGCCTACGGAAGGGTATATTTCGTCTAATTTCGGAATCAGAAAAAATCCTATTCCTTTTAAAACCGTTTTTGCTTCCGTAAAAAACAATACCGCAACATCGGCCGTTGCCATTGCAGCTCCTGAAGTGAAAGCGGAACCTGTGGAAAAGATTATTGAAGTAACCGACAGCTACGGCGAAAAACGACAGGTAAAGGTAATGGTAACGCCAAAAGCCAGTTCTACAGCTGCTGCCACAAATACATCTTCAGCTATTGCAGCAAATACCAAACCGGCAGAAAAAAATAATCCTCCCGCTGAAGCAGATCAGATGCAGTTTCATAAAGGACTGGATATTGCAGTCGCTTTTGGTTCTGATGTTGTAGCAACTGCTGCAGGAACGGTCATTTTCTCAGGTCAGAAAGGTGGTTATGGCAACTGTGTTATTGTTTCTCATGGCAATGGTTTGGCAACACTTTACGGCCATTTATCTCAACTGGTTGCGAAAGTAAATGATAAGGTAAAAGTAGGTCAGGTGATTGCCAAGTCCGGAAATTCCGGCCGCTCCACAGGGCCCCACCT comes from the Chryseobacterium nepalense genome and includes:
- the mqo gene encoding malate dehydrogenase (quinone); protein product: MSQTLTGRTPKPKYDVVLIGGGIMSATLATLLHEFDPDLEIAIFERLGRFAKESTAAWNNAGTGHSAFCELNYTPEKPDGTIDISKAESIAEQFEISKQFWSYLITKGYIQQPKDFINSCPHMSLVFGEKDAEYLKKRHEKMSESILFKGMEFTTDHGKLKEWIPLVMSKRNGSEIMAATKMNMGTDVNFGTLTRKMGRHLLEDSNVEVFLYHEVKDIDPKEDGSWDMKVKDRIHNHKQEVEASFVFIGAGGYALPLLDSSDIKESEGYGGFPVSGEWLVSHNQELVEKHNAKVYTQATVDAPPMSVPHLDLRIIDGEKALLFGPFAGFSTKFLKEGSYLDLPESVNTKNIRSLFGAWWHNIPLTKYLIQQVAMTKAQRIQHLREFIKDAKEEDWELKVAGQRVQIIKKDEKDGGKLEFGTEVVVNKRGTIASLLGASPGASTAVYAMLNVLERCFPEKLNGEWKDKLMEMIPSYGQKLAANPELTQKVRNYTKEKLQLKY
- a CDS encoding NAD(P)H-dependent glycerol-3-phosphate dehydrogenase; this translates as MAKKKTNTESNPKKSKNDVAVGVVGSGSFATAIVKMLVENCKTVHWCVRNEYVKGAIEQRGHNPTYLTAVNFNLKNLKLTTDINELVTSCETIVLATPSIYLSDTLDKMTCDYKNKIFVSAIKGIIPKVNDVVAHYLRDEFKIGFRNQAVIAGPCHAEEVAMERLSYLTIATVEDETSEKLVNIFNSDFIKVHSSKDILGNEYSAILKNIFAIGAGIASGLGYGDNFTAVFVSNAIREMETFLESIYEAPRDVNESAYLGDLLVTAYSLFSRNRNLGNLIGKGYTVKSAIQSMNMIAEGYYAADSIYKTSKDKGLKLPIVDTIYGILYEGKNAEKQFKKLTTKLN
- a CDS encoding M23 family metallopeptidase; amino-acid sequence: MKKFLSSKKKVNVLLGVLLLIVFAQGIFIAKLYSEKDDKNYEVNLVKINTEKDSVDYLKMKTDLTLVDQTVAQLNSFLKSKDVPNVKLEVLKKDSISNSVYLAKQANRYSQYLMDIQKKLLQVPLGMPTEGYISSNFGIRKNPIPFKTVFASVKNNTATSAVAIAAPEVKAEPVEKIIEVTDSYGEKRQVKVMVTPKASSTAAATNTSSAIAANTKPAEKNNPPAEADQMQFHKGLDIAVAFGSDVVATAAGTVIFSGQKGGYGNCVIVSHGNGLATLYGHLSQLVAKVNDKVKVGQVIAKSGNSGRSTGPHLHYEVHKNNSPVNPKLFMNL